From one Mucilaginibacter inviolabilis genomic stretch:
- a CDS encoding ankyrin repeat domain-containing protein, with amino-acid sequence MSFIIACESGKRKIAEILLANNEVDVKYTDEKGRTALHYAVHHGYLDLVKLLLDAGADLDYEDHAGETPFYFACLQKQKQTALFLLDKGARLNINDLQGNSLLHLTAKTGQKELVDKLLEQGVNVDLENNDAETPLLIAAGWCNKEIVQTLIDHGANVNTTNKLGDTPLIVAVRSKNQPMVACLIENGAAVNHINHAGESALLIACYDANRALTTLLVDHGADVLITSKNGLSPIWYACAKNQKEMVSLFLDHSIDVNFSQPVSGDTASMNSYLDWVESSSSLSMDNAFSLNNSYSYGGESLLHVAAKNGHLSMLKLLLERGANINIQDESGNTALHYAASNGKKDVVKYLLDQHAEVAIINTKEQKAIDYASIKGFNEIAALLLSYNSPNATAAPKVAESKTESSITNKKQALLDLKELLDAGVLSQTEFDDEKAKILKG; translated from the coding sequence AAAATTGCCGAAATTTTATTAGCTAATAACGAAGTTGATGTTAAGTACACAGATGAAAAAGGACGAACAGCTTTGCATTATGCCGTTCACCATGGATACCTTGACCTGGTTAAATTGCTGTTAGATGCCGGCGCCGATCTGGATTACGAAGATCATGCGGGGGAAACTCCATTTTATTTTGCGTGTTTGCAAAAGCAAAAACAAACCGCGCTATTCCTGCTGGATAAAGGGGCCCGCTTGAATATTAATGATCTGCAGGGAAATAGCCTGCTGCATTTAACCGCAAAAACAGGACAAAAAGAACTGGTTGATAAATTATTGGAGCAGGGCGTGAATGTTGATCTGGAAAACAATGATGCGGAAACCCCGCTGTTGATTGCTGCAGGCTGGTGTAATAAAGAAATTGTACAAACGCTTATTGATCATGGGGCCAATGTAAACACCACCAATAAATTGGGCGATACCCCGCTGATTGTAGCTGTGCGTTCCAAAAACCAGCCTATGGTGGCTTGCCTTATTGAAAATGGCGCGGCTGTTAACCATATCAACCATGCCGGCGAATCAGCATTGTTAATTGCATGCTATGATGCCAACAGGGCCTTAACCACGCTTTTGGTTGATCATGGTGCCGATGTTTTGATCACTTCAAAAAACGGACTTTCGCCTATTTGGTATGCCTGTGCCAAAAACCAAAAAGAGATGGTAAGTTTATTCCTTGACCATAGCATCGATGTCAATTTCAGTCAGCCTGTATCTGGTGATACAGCCAGCATGAACAGCTACCTGGATTGGGTGGAAAGCTCATCTAGTCTCTCTATGGATAATGCTTTCAGTTTAAATAATTCCTATAGCTATGGTGGAGAGAGCCTGCTGCATGTTGCCGCGAAAAACGGCCACCTCAGTATGCTTAAATTATTGTTGGAGCGTGGGGCCAATATCAACATTCAGGATGAATCTGGTAATACCGCTTTACATTATGCTGCCTCGAACGGTAAAAAGGATGTGGTCAAATATCTGCTTGATCAGCATGCCGAAGTAGCTATCATTAATACCAAAGAACAAAAAGCGATTGATTACGCCTCTATAAAAGGATTTAATGAAATAGCAGCCTTGTTACTAAGCTATAACTCGCCCAATGCCACAGCAGCACCAAAAGTAGCGGAGAGCAAGACAGAAAGCAGTATAACGAATAAAAAACAGGCCTTGCTTGATCTTAAAGAACTGCTGGACGCCGGGGTTTTATCACAAACAGAATTTGATGACGAAAAAGCAAAAATACTGAAGGGATAA
- a CDS encoding DUF2059 domain-containing protein: MKIKLNLIILTAIIFLFAGNLKAQTNTPDFKPSHLKAAEQYLIATGVNTQFGDVLNKMVGASSSQIPEANRASYLKVMSAFMAKYFTWDVLKDRLDKIYAAEFTEDELKQLAAFYNTPLGKKASTKTPVLLQKGMLLGQQAVEDHRPELEQMMKDAFQADAAPAAKE, translated from the coding sequence ATGAAAATCAAACTTAACCTTATCATTCTTACGGCCATTATTTTCCTATTTGCAGGAAACTTAAAAGCTCAAACAAACACGCCCGATTTTAAGCCATCACACTTAAAAGCGGCCGAACAATATTTGATAGCTACAGGCGTAAACACTCAATTTGGCGATGTATTAAATAAAATGGTTGGTGCATCAAGCTCGCAAATACCCGAAGCAAACCGGGCCTCCTACCTGAAAGTCATGAGCGCTTTTATGGCCAAATATTTTACCTGGGATGTGCTGAAAGATCGCCTTGATAAAATATACGCGGCCGAATTCACGGAGGATGAACTGAAACAATTAGCCGCTTTTTATAACACCCCGCTCGGAAAAAAAGCGAGTACTAAGACTCCTGTCCTGTTGCAAAAAGGCATGTTACTCGGTCAACAAGCAGTTGAAGATCATCGTCCCGAACTGGAACAAATGATGAAGGACGCATTTCAGGCCGATGCAGCTCCGGCAGCAAAAGAGTAA
- a CDS encoding acyltransferase family protein, translating into MSKTITAEKNPRLLSLDVFRGATIAAMILVNDPGDWGHIYAPLEHSKWDGCTPTDLVFPFFLFMVGVSVVYAMESKKATVPHGKLLLNALRRTAILIAIPWITQLIFHPDGGLAHLRLPGVLPRIALVYFICTILYLKTSQKTRDWIFAFALIGYFIIMTCIPVPGIGYANLKPETNMGAWIDRLVFTTNHLWRESHTWDPEGLLGTLPAIATGLFGIRVGSWLKRKDRDDNVKVSWMFTYGVIAVVLGLIWDLFFPINKALWTSSFVLYTGGLATIALALCYWLIDVQGRKRFTYFFVVFGANAITAYVLSGYIPHYMGMIKIGGASIYQTFFAPYFSPVNASLVSAIFTVAILWLVMWIFYIKKIFIKI; encoded by the coding sequence ATGAGTAAAACAATTACAGCTGAGAAAAACCCAAGGCTCCTCTCCCTCGATGTTTTCCGCGGTGCTACCATCGCTGCCATGATATTAGTAAATGATCCCGGCGATTGGGGGCATATTTATGCGCCGTTGGAACACTCCAAATGGGATGGCTGTACACCTACCGACCTGGTGTTTCCTTTTTTCCTGTTTATGGTGGGGGTATCTGTGGTGTATGCGATGGAAAGCAAAAAGGCTACCGTACCGCATGGTAAATTATTGTTGAATGCTTTGCGTCGTACCGCTATCCTGATCGCTATTCCCTGGATCACGCAATTGATCTTTCATCCGGATGGTGGATTGGCACATCTGCGCCTGCCGGGCGTGTTACCGCGCATAGCGCTGGTTTATTTTATCTGTACTATTCTTTACCTCAAAACATCACAAAAAACCCGCGACTGGATATTTGCCTTCGCGCTCATTGGTTACTTTATCATCATGACCTGCATACCGGTGCCTGGTATAGGCTATGCCAATTTGAAACCCGAAACTAATATGGGTGCCTGGATAGATCGATTGGTATTTACCACTAATCACCTCTGGCGCGAATCACACACCTGGGATCCGGAAGGCTTGCTGGGCACACTGCCTGCTATCGCTACCGGTTTGTTTGGTATCCGCGTAGGCAGCTGGTTAAAACGAAAGGATCGCGATGATAATGTTAAAGTAAGCTGGATGTTTACCTATGGCGTAATTGCCGTGGTGCTGGGGCTTATCTGGGATCTGTTCTTCCCTATCAACAAAGCTTTATGGACAAGCTCATTCGTACTCTATACAGGTGGATTGGCCACTATTGCCCTGGCCTTATGCTATTGGCTTATTGATGTACAGGGCCGTAAACGGTTCACCTACTTTTTTGTGGTTTTCGGGGCCAACGCCATTACCGCCTATGTATTGTCGGGCTATATTCCGCATTATATGGGTATGATCAAAATTGGCGGGGCTTCCATTTATCAAACCTTCTTTGCACCTTACTTTTCGCCCGTCAATGCTTCCCTGGTTAGTGCTATATTTACGGTGGCTATATTATGGCTGGTAATGTGGATATTCTATATTAAAAAGATCTTTATCAAAATATAA